One window from the genome of Pseudomonas frederiksbergensis encodes:
- a CDS encoding autotransporter domain-containing protein encodes MAQSVTEETRTFETTAQMQARLKAFAAAPDTHIEEVIKAQAAPLTMGGGNDLVKVIKQGEVFGLTDGGGGTNILQLDITKGGVIGQTSNFKDLYLKQGEWSNEGAFNGASLVDSKARLANTGQIAGAVHVLGIFDNRGTVGGPVFVGNKGTFSGNGTVDALDVRGLMKVGPDIGAPSVIHDLKLSRSATLVYGIDAEKGSSTIKVGGTATLGNATLKIPAVPGEYTDTSRRIVIQAERIEGEFGKIDNELAFLTATPDYTTEKQVALVFERNNVPFKIAANNDNGKEFANSLLEPELAEATLLEPDATSPVTPPPADVPSVNGPASKPTASLTATSSQPKLAAKSTAIKPAPKPNAAINALLGTNMATAADAIDQLGGYDTADLGNATLSSVAPISAGMLSAMGRNNSVGEYDNGQVWVQAIGNSGSLAKQLGDFALKHSTKGLMLGTDWAVSSNWRLGVIGSKTQTRLDSYQFDGALDSWLAGAYALRQDGPLALRLGAVYGSHGGSTKRHVAFNGFRDRLKGRYDATTQQVFGQVGYNLDVGHFDIEPYVQVGYQRYRRDAYTEKGGDAALQYNGQAQEHYSSDLGLRLARPLVFDRGMRLTPRLDVGWKHLYGNVRGTSHQRLVSGSGTYTIEGVELDRDSVLLQAGLDLAVSPRHTFGLNYSGETGQDNRNGTLMGQWRMMF; translated from the coding sequence CCCGCACATTCGAAACAACTGCCCAGATGCAGGCTCGTCTCAAGGCGTTCGCCGCTGCGCCAGATACCCATATCGAGGAGGTTATCAAGGCTCAGGCAGCCCCCCTGACGATGGGCGGAGGCAATGACTTGGTGAAGGTGATCAAGCAAGGCGAAGTTTTCGGGCTTACCGACGGCGGTGGCGGGACCAATATCTTGCAATTGGATATCACCAAGGGAGGCGTAATCGGTCAAACAAGCAACTTCAAGGACCTGTACCTCAAGCAAGGCGAATGGTCCAACGAGGGCGCTTTCAACGGCGCAAGCCTGGTCGACTCCAAGGCCAGGTTAGCCAACACCGGTCAGATAGCGGGCGCGGTGCATGTGCTCGGTATTTTCGATAACCGAGGCACGGTAGGCGGGCCCGTGTTCGTGGGAAACAAAGGAACGTTCAGCGGCAACGGGACGGTCGATGCACTGGACGTGAGGGGCTTGATGAAGGTCGGTCCTGACATTGGCGCTCCTTCGGTTATCCACGATCTCAAGCTATCCAGGAGCGCAACGCTGGTTTATGGAATCGATGCGGAGAAAGGCAGCTCCACAATCAAGGTTGGCGGCACCGCTACCTTGGGCAATGCGACGCTGAAGATCCCCGCCGTACCCGGCGAATATACCGACACAAGCAGGCGCATCGTGATCCAGGCGGAAAGGATTGAGGGGGAATTCGGCAAGATCGACAACGAACTTGCCTTCCTGACAGCAACACCTGACTACACCACAGAAAAGCAGGTAGCGCTTGTTTTCGAACGTAACAACGTTCCATTCAAAATCGCCGCGAACAACGATAACGGGAAAGAATTTGCAAATAGTCTTTTAGAACCGGAACTGGCCGAAGCAACGCTACTGGAGCCAGACGCCACGTCACCTGTTACGCCACCTCCGGCCGACGTACCGTCAGTCAACGGCCCAGCATCAAAACCCACGGCGTCTTTGACCGCTACCAGCTCCCAACCAAAGCTTGCGGCCAAATCGACAGCCATCAAACCTGCCCCAAAACCCAACGCCGCCATCAACGCCCTGCTCGGCACCAATATGGCTACAGCCGCCGACGCCATCGACCAACTGGGCGGCTACGACACCGCAGACCTGGGCAACGCCACCCTGAGCAGCGTCGCACCGATCAGCGCGGGCATGCTTTCCGCCATGGGCCGAAATAATTCGGTAGGCGAATACGACAACGGCCAAGTCTGGGTCCAGGCCATCGGCAACAGCGGCAGCCTCGCCAAACAATTGGGCGACTTCGCCCTCAAGCACTCGACCAAGGGCCTGATGCTGGGAACCGACTGGGCTGTCAGCTCCAATTGGCGGTTGGGCGTCATCGGCAGCAAAACCCAGACACGACTGGACAGTTATCAATTCGACGGCGCCCTGGACAGTTGGCTCGCGGGCGCATACGCCTTGCGCCAGGACGGGCCGCTGGCGCTGCGCCTGGGTGCCGTGTATGGCAGCCATGGCGGCAGCACCAAGCGCCACGTTGCCTTCAACGGGTTCAGGGATCGCTTGAAGGGTCGCTACGATGCCACGACACAGCAGGTCTTTGGGCAGGTGGGCTACAACCTGGATGTTGGGCATTTCGATATCGAACCCTATGTCCAAGTGGGTTACCAGCGCTATCGACGCGATGCCTATACCGAAAAAGGTGGAGACGCCGCATTGCAGTACAACGGCCAGGCACAAGAACACTACAGCAGCGACCTCGGCCTGCGCCTCGCCCGCCCTTTGGTTTTCGACCGAGGCATGCGATTGACACCGCGGCTGGATGTCGGCTGGAAACACTTGTACGGCAACGTCAGGGGCACATCCCACCAACGTCTGGTTAGCGGCAGCGGCACCTATACGATCGAAGGGGTTGAACTGGACCGCGACAGCGTTCTGCTGCAAGCGGGACTGGACCTGGCCGTTTCGCCCCGGCACACCTTTGGATTGAACTACAGCGGCGAAACCGGCCAGGACAACCGCAACGGTACGTTGATGGGCCAGTGGCGAATGATGTTCTGA
- the oadA gene encoding sodium-extruding oxaloacetate decarboxylase subunit alpha, whose translation MSKKIHVTDTILRDAHQSLLATRMRTEDMLPICDKLDKVGYWSLEVWGGATFDACVRFLKEDPWERLRQLRAALPNTRLQMLLRGQNLLGYRHYSDDVVKAFVAKAAVNGIDVFRIFDAMNDVRNLRVAIEAVKAAGKHAQGTIAYTTSPVHTIEAFVAQAKQMEAMGCDSVAIKDMAGLLTPYATGELVKALKTEQSLPVFIHSHDTAGLAAMCQLKAVENGADHIDTAISSFAWGTSHPGTESMVAALKGSEFDTGLDLELLQEIGLYFYAVRKKYHQFESEFTAVDTRVQVNQVPGGMISNLANQLKEQGALNRMNEVLAEIPRVREDLGFPPLVTPTSQIVGTQAFFNVLAGERYKTITNEVKLYLQGGYGKAPGSVNEKLRRQAIGSEEVIDVRPADLLKPEMTKLRGEIGALAKSEEDVLTYAMFPDIGRKFLEEREAGTLTPEVLLPIPEAGSVSSAGGEGVPTEFVIDVHGETYRVDITGVGVKAEGKRHFYLSIDGMPEEVVFEPLNEFVGGGSSKRKQATAPGHVSTTMPGNIVDVLVKEGDVVKAGQAVLITEAMKMETEVQAAIAGKVTAIHVAKGDRVNPGEILIEIEG comes from the coding sequence ATGTCCAAGAAGATCCACGTTACCGACACAATCCTGCGCGACGCCCACCAATCGCTGCTCGCCACCCGCATGCGCACCGAAGACATGCTGCCCATCTGCGACAAGCTCGACAAAGTCGGCTATTGGTCGCTGGAGGTCTGGGGCGGCGCAACCTTCGACGCCTGCGTGCGCTTCCTCAAGGAAGACCCGTGGGAGCGCCTGCGCCAACTGCGTGCGGCGCTGCCCAACACCCGCCTGCAAATGCTCCTGCGCGGCCAGAACCTGTTGGGCTACCGTCATTACAGTGACGACGTGGTCAAGGCCTTTGTCGCCAAGGCTGCGGTGAACGGTATCGATGTGTTCCGCATTTTCGATGCGATGAACGACGTGCGTAACCTGCGGGTCGCCATCGAAGCGGTGAAAGCTGCCGGCAAGCATGCCCAAGGCACCATCGCCTACACCACCAGCCCGGTGCACACCATCGAGGCGTTCGTGGCCCAGGCCAAGCAAATGGAAGCCATGGGTTGCGACTCGGTGGCGATCAAGGACATGGCCGGTCTCCTGACCCCGTACGCCACCGGCGAACTGGTGAAAGCGCTGAAGACCGAGCAATCGTTGCCAGTGTTCATCCACTCCCACGACACCGCCGGCCTGGCCGCGATGTGCCAGCTCAAGGCCGTCGAAAACGGTGCCGATCACATCGACACCGCGATCTCCAGCTTCGCTTGGGGCACCAGCCATCCGGGTACCGAGTCGATGGTCGCCGCTCTCAAGGGCAGCGAATTCGACACCGGCCTGGATCTGGAACTGCTGCAGGAGATCGGCCTGTACTTCTACGCCGTGCGCAAGAAGTACCACCAGTTCGAAAGCGAGTTCACCGCTGTGGACACCCGTGTTCAGGTCAATCAGGTTCCGGGCGGGATGATTTCCAACCTCGCCAACCAGTTGAAAGAGCAGGGCGCACTGAACCGGATGAACGAAGTGCTGGCGGAAATCCCGCGAGTACGCGAAGACCTCGGCTTCCCGCCGCTGGTCACCCCGACCTCGCAAATTGTCGGCACCCAGGCATTTTTCAACGTGTTGGCCGGTGAGCGCTACAAGACCATCACCAACGAAGTGAAGCTCTATTTGCAGGGCGGCTACGGCAAGGCGCCGGGTTCGGTGAACGAAAAACTGCGTCGCCAGGCCATCGGCAGTGAAGAGGTGATCGACGTGCGTCCGGCCGATTTGCTCAAGCCGGAAATGACCAAGCTGCGTGGCGAAATCGGTGCGCTGGCCAAATCCGAAGAAGATGTGCTGACCTACGCCATGTTCCCGGACATTGGTCGCAAGTTCCTCGAAGAACGCGAAGCCGGCACCCTGACCCCGGAAGTGCTGTTGCCGATCCCGGAAGCGGGCAGCGTGAGCTCCGCAGGCGGCGAAGGCGTGCCGACCGAGTTCGTCATCGACGTTCACGGCGAAACCTACCGCGTCGATATCACCGGTGTGGGCGTCAAGGCCGAAGGCAAGCGTCACTTCTACCTGTCCATCGATGGCATGCCGGAAGAGGTGGTGTTCGAACCGCTCAATGAGTTTGTTGGCGGCGGCAGCAGCAAGCGCAAGCAAGCCACTGCGCCAGGCCACGTCAGCACCACCATGCCGGGCAACATCGTTGATGTGCTGGTCAAAGAGGGCGACGTGGTGAAGGCCGGCCAAGCGGTGCTGATCACTGAAGCCATGAAGATGGAGACCGAAGTCCAGGCGGCCATCGCCGGCAAAGTCACCGCCATTCACGTGGCCAAGGGCGACCGGGTCAACCCTGGCGAGATCCTGATCGAGATCGAAGGCTGA
- a CDS encoding acetyl-CoA carboxylase biotin carboxylase subunit: MITKILIANRGEIAVRIVRACAEMGIRSVAVYSDADRHALHVKRADEAHSIGADPLAGYLNPRKLVNLAVETGCDALHPGYGFLSENAELADICAERGIKFIGPSAEVIRRMGDKTEARRSMIKAGVPVTPGTEGNVAGIEEALAEGDRIGYPVMLKATSGGGGRGIRRCNSREELEQAFPRVISEATKAFGSAEVFLEKCIVNPKHIEAQILGDSFGNVVHLFERDCSIQRRNQKLIEIAPSPQLTPEQRAYIGDLSVRAAKAVGYENAGTVEFLLAEGEVYFMEMNTRVQVEHTITEEITGIDIVREQIRIASGLPLSVKQEDIQHRGFALQFRINAEDPKNNFLPSFGKITRYYAPGGPGVRTDTAIYTGYTIPPFYDSMCLKLVVWALTWEEAMDRGLRALDDMRLQGVKTTAAYYQEILRNPEFRSGQFNTSFVESHPELTNYSIKRKPEELALAIAAAIAAHAGL, encoded by the coding sequence TTGATAACAAAGATCCTGATCGCCAACCGTGGTGAGATTGCCGTCCGCATCGTGCGCGCTTGCGCCGAGATGGGCATTCGCTCGGTCGCGGTCTACTCCGACGCGGACCGCCATGCATTGCATGTCAAGCGTGCGGACGAGGCCCACAGCATCGGCGCCGATCCGCTGGCCGGCTATCTCAATCCGCGCAAACTGGTGAACCTGGCGGTGGAAACCGGCTGCGATGCCTTGCACCCTGGCTACGGTTTTCTTTCGGAAAACGCCGAGCTGGCGGACATCTGCGCTGAACGCGGCATCAAATTCATTGGGCCGTCGGCGGAAGTCATTCGCCGCATGGGCGACAAGACCGAAGCGCGCCGCAGCATGATCAAGGCCGGCGTGCCGGTCACGCCGGGCACCGAAGGCAACGTAGCGGGCATCGAAGAGGCCCTGGCCGAAGGCGATCGGATCGGTTACCCGGTGATGCTCAAGGCCACGTCTGGCGGCGGCGGGCGGGGTATTCGGCGCTGCAACAGCCGCGAAGAACTCGAACAGGCCTTCCCGCGTGTTATCTCCGAAGCCACCAAGGCGTTCGGTTCCGCGGAAGTGTTCCTGGAAAAATGCATCGTCAATCCCAAGCACATCGAAGCGCAGATCCTGGGCGACAGTTTCGGCAACGTCGTGCATCTGTTCGAACGCGATTGCTCGATCCAGCGCCGCAACCAGAAGCTGATCGAAATCGCCCCGAGCCCGCAACTGACCCCTGAGCAGCGCGCCTACATCGGCGACCTCTCGGTGCGCGCCGCCAAGGCCGTGGGCTATGAGAACGCCGGCACCGTGGAGTTCCTGCTCGCCGAGGGCGAGGTGTACTTCATGGAGATGAACACCCGGGTGCAGGTGGAACACACCATCACCGAAGAAATCACCGGTATCGACATTGTTCGCGAACAGATCCGCATCGCCTCCGGACTGCCGCTGTCGGTCAAGCAGGAAGACATCCAGCACCGTGGCTTTGCGTTGCAGTTCCGCATCAACGCCGAGGACCCGAAAAACAACTTCCTGCCCAGCTTCGGCAAGATCACCCGCTACTACGCCCCGGGCGGCCCGGGCGTGCGCACCGACACTGCGATCTACACCGGCTACACCATTCCGCCGTTCTACGATTCGATGTGCCTGAAGCTGGTGGTCTGGGCATTGACCTGGGAAGAAGCGATGGACCGTGGCCTGCGAGCCCTGGATGACATGCGTCTGCAGGGGGTCAAGACCACCGCCGCGTATTACCAGGAGATCCTGCGCAATCCGGAATTCCGCAGCGGCCAGTTCAACACAAGCTTCGTTGAAAGCCACCCTGAACTGACCAACTACTCGATCAAGCGCAAACCCGAAGAGCTGGCCTTGGCCATCGCCGCCGCCATTGCCGCCCACGCAGGCCTGTAA
- a CDS encoding LysR family transcriptional regulator: protein MRKSLMRMTLRQLQIFNEVCDLRSYSRAADEMSLTQPAVSLQIRSLEELIGQPLFEYVGKKLYMTEAAEALQRASRDIFGRLENLDMQLSDMQGSLQGQLKLAVESSAKYFVPHLFAAFKRQHPEVNLNLTVVNRGQVIRRLSDNRDDLVIMSMVPQDMGLEFLPFLNNPIVAVAPPDHPLCHLGPLRLQDLEPYTLLIREPGSGTRLACEEYFKEKRVHFTQTLEVASAEAQRECVVAGLGVALLTRHAVSRELSSGALIELPVEELPLYRSWCLVQARAKRLSPVAHAFLAFVRGERAQIIGLVERFDGRPPALPASS, encoded by the coding sequence ATGCGTAAGTCATTGATGCGTATGACATTGCGTCAATTGCAGATTTTCAACGAGGTGTGCGACCTGAGGTCCTACAGCCGTGCAGCGGATGAAATGTCTCTCACGCAACCGGCCGTTAGCCTACAGATTCGATCCTTGGAAGAGCTGATTGGCCAGCCGTTATTCGAGTATGTCGGCAAAAAACTCTACATGACCGAAGCCGCCGAAGCCCTGCAACGTGCCAGCCGGGACATCTTCGGGCGCCTGGAAAACCTCGACATGCAGCTCTCGGACATGCAGGGGTCGCTGCAGGGCCAACTCAAGCTGGCGGTGGAGTCCAGCGCCAAATACTTCGTCCCGCACCTGTTCGCCGCGTTCAAGCGCCAGCACCCGGAGGTCAATTTGAACCTTACGGTGGTCAATCGCGGCCAAGTCATCCGCCGGCTTTCGGACAATCGGGATGACCTGGTGATCATGTCCATGGTGCCCCAGGACATGGGCCTGGAATTCCTGCCGTTCCTCAACAACCCAATCGTTGCCGTGGCGCCGCCCGATCATCCGCTGTGCCACCTGGGCCCGCTGCGCTTGCAGGACCTGGAGCCCTATACCCTGCTGATACGCGAACCGGGATCCGGCACGCGGCTGGCGTGCGAGGAATACTTCAAGGAGAAACGGGTGCATTTCACCCAGACACTGGAAGTGGCGTCGGCCGAAGCCCAGCGTGAATGCGTGGTGGCCGGGCTGGGCGTGGCGCTGTTGACACGCCACGCCGTGAGCCGGGAACTGTCGTCCGGCGCACTCATCGAGTTGCCGGTGGAGGAGCTACCGCTGTACCGCAGTTGGTGCCTGGTGCAGGCCCGGGCCAAGCGCTTGTCGCCCGTTGCTCATGCCTTCCTGGCCTTCGTTCGCGGCGAACGTGCGCAGATCATCGGCCTGGTTGAGCGTTTCGACGGGAGGCCGCCGGCGTTGCCTGCCAGTAGTTGA
- a CDS encoding PA3496 family putative envelope integrity protein yields the protein MTQSYEERSAAKTRRQQEDQRRMAFRRAIEDRYEQRQLLAQISEYPDLTEINYWQATPAASRRNAQPGR from the coding sequence ATGACCCAGTCCTACGAAGAACGCAGCGCCGCCAAAACCCGTCGCCAGCAGGAAGACCAGCGCCGCATGGCGTTCCGTCGTGCCATCGAAGACCGCTATGAGCAACGTCAGCTCCTGGCACAAATCAGCGAATACCCTGACCTGACGGAAATCAACTACTGGCAGGCAACGCCGGCGGCCTCCCGTCGAAACGCTCAACCAGGCCGATGA